Genomic window (Magnolia sinica isolate HGM2019 chromosome 6, MsV1, whole genome shotgun sequence):
TTGTAGTGTGATCTTATTTTGTGGAGCAGGTACTGCCATTCCACCATCTTCTGTAGTTGAATGTAAGACATTGATTGATTTTATCAAATCCCTGTTGATTTGTTTCTAGAGGTGTCTTATAAAATGGTTGGTATTACAACTATAGTTTCATATTCAACTGAATATAATGAGGTTACTTTCAGATTTCCTTATGTAAGTTAAGAAAATAATGTTGTGACCCATAAACTTTCATTTTCTAAAACTGGGGTGTTTAAATTTCAGTGTCTGTTTTAGAAATAGATTCCTAAAATAGGCATTTTCAAATAATATTGGATAGGCGAGTTTGAATATATATTCAGAACCAATGAGATGAAACATGCATTCTCAATCAAAAGATTATATGTTTGGTTTGAGTTGTATATGTTCAGTTTCAGATTCATTTTCAGATAAAAATTGATTGAGCATGTATTTTCCTTACGGATACAATTACAGCTTGAATCTGGGTTCAGTTTCATTTGGATTCAGTTTCAAATTCAGACAAAATCTGAGGGCTAGCATGTTCAGTAAAAATCTGGGTCTTTGCAACATGCTGTTTGGCTTATTTGCATACTAGTTTATAGGTAACTTCTTCTTCCTATAGATTAGAAATTGTATTTGCTGTTTGTTACTCCTAGCAAATATATTTTCCTTGGTTTACTGTCAAAATTATTCTCCCTGTTTCATGGCTATTGTTCTATAGCTTTTGTATGTTTGTTCTATATTCTTGGGCATCCACGTATGCTTGTTCTGATGCATTTCTCCATGCAAGTGAATCTAGGGGTGCAACTCAGCCAGGTTGGGATCAAGTTGATGGGTCTGGTTGAGGGTCAACATGAGCCCTAcccgacctcaagaggacccaacctgaGGTTCCCAACCAAAAGTTTGAGAAGTAGCATGTTCAATAAGAATGAATGTACATTTTAAAGAAAAGTTCAGTTTCTGTTGGATTTCCAAAAACAATGTCATTAGAAGGCTTAGATTTTCAGTAAATTTGGTGAACCTATGCCTAGCTCTTTTGATTTATGTTCATATTCAGTTCCAgtaattaaaaaaatggatgcaTGGCTCATGCATCTTAAATACATGTACAGCTTGAATCCAGGGTCAGTTACagtttatttttcaaaaacaatGTGATGCAAGACTTGGATACAACTTTAAATTGGTGAATCTGTGTTATCTAATGACGTATGTTCTGCATTCAGTTTCACTTGCTAACAGATTTTGATGGAATCTGCATTTTAAATACGTGTACAGTTTGAATGTAGTATAAGTATCAGTTGAGTAGGGACAAACAATGAGATGGAAACTGTGGGATTTTCCTTTAATCTGGTGAATCTATGTTCTCTAATGATGTatcttcagatttagattcacttTCTGACAGATTTTGATGGAGCATGCATTCTAGATACATGTACAGTTTCATATAGGTTCTGTGTTAGTTGAGTAGGGACAGATAATGTGATGGAAACTGTTGGATTTTCCATTAAGCTAATGAATCTATGATCTCTAATTTTATATGTTCTGATTCAGTTTCACTTTCTAACatatttatttttgtgcatgCATTTTGAATACATGTACGGTTTGAATGTTCagtttcagatttagttttagtcTCAGAATGTGATGGGCGACTTAGAATATCAGTAAACTTGCCGAAAGATGGAAACTGAATAGATGTATGTTAATTTTCAGTTTCTTTCAGATTCGGATGTAGCATGCATTTTGAAAATGGTATGAATCTATGTTATGTTTAGATCTatgtttatttttagttttacttTCTTTCAAAATCGGCTATTGCATACATTTTGAATACATTTTCAGATTCAGTTTTACTTTCTGACATATTTCAATTCTGTGCATGCATTTAATCTGTACATACCGAATAAGTTTTAGATTTCGTCTTAGAATGTGATGGAGGTCTTGGATTTTCTATAAATCTAGACTTAAATGATGTTCTGTTTAAATTTATgttcattttcaatttatgtgaaaataataataataataaactctgATGTAGCATGCAGATTGAATACATGTACGGTTTCAATATATGTTCAGCTTCATTATTAGATTCAGTCAGATAATGTTATGGACGTCTTGGATAATCTGGTAAATTTGGTCTTAAATGATGTTCTGTTTGGATCTATGTTTATTTTCAGTTTCAGTTTCTTTCAGTCTCATAATGTGGTGGATGTCTTGGATTTTCAGTAAATCTAGCCCACACATGTACGGTATGAATTTATGTTCGTAATATAGATTTAAGATATATTGATATAGTGTAAATAGCAGAACCTTCCCAATATATGTATATCTTGGACGTCTTAGAATATTATTATAGTGTAAACCAGTAATTTAGgatatatatttaaaagacatTCGTACCTACAAGTGTAAGTTATCACTTGGCGATGGAAAATGAAGAGGAGGAAGAGATAGAGAAGTCTATTATTGTTCAAGCGATGACATCTTGTGTAGCAGCTGTTGGGGAATACTGTCGCGTATACATGTTTAAACAACCGGTTCGTCATGAGGATGATGAGCAAACGAGGTTCATCAACTCTACCATTCGGGCTAGTGACAGGGATTGTGTCATGCAACTCATGATGAATCGAGAGATATTCTTTGAACTATGTACCAAGCTACGCGAGAAGACACAACTACGTGATACTCATAGTGTGAGTCTTGAAGAACAACTAGTTATATTCCTACACACGCTGGGGCACGATGTTCGAAATCAGATAATAGGTCACAGATTCATTCGATCGGGTGAAACTGTGAGTCGTCACTTTCACCGTGTACTAGATGCATTTGTATTAATGTACCCCGAGTTTATTAAACAGGCCAGACCAGAAACGCTCTCTGAGATCCAAACAAATTTAATTAGGCTGCTTATTTTTAGGTATTATTTCCATTGACGACGgagttatatatattatttttcacTTCCATTCATTCACACATTTTGCCTGAACAAAATTTAATTAAATACATTTAGGATTGCATCGGTACAATTAATAGTACACACATTCTTGCTCATATACAAGCAGTCAACCATGCGAGCTTCCGCAATCGGAAAGAGGTCATGTCTCAAAACATACCGGTGGCAtgttcatttgatatgaattttatatatgtattggcCGGTTGGGAGGGTTTTTCTTCGAATGCGAGGGTACTACACAACGCATTGACCCAATTAGATGATCCCTTACTTGTCTCATATGGCACTAGTTATCTATTTAAAAATTGGTCATCTAATTCATACTTATGAAATCTTCTATTGTCCACTTAATAGAACATTCATTCAAATGTGtaagaaaatattatgttgttgaaGCTAGATACGCTCATTCACCCGGTTTTATAGCTCCATACCGGATCGTTCGATATCACTTACAGGAGTATCAAACTGGGACAACGCCTGTTAATATGAAGGAGCTGTTTAATTATCGATATGCATAATTGCGCAATGTAATCGAGCATTATTTTGGTGTTATGAAAGACATATTTCCCATTTTAAAAAGCACCATGCAATATAaattccacacataagttaaaaTTGTAATAACCTGCTTTGTGTTACATAATTTCATTCGAACCGGACATAAGTCTCATCAGGATCGAGAAGATGCTGGTATATCTTTTGTTGATGGAGAGAATAACCAAACACCGCATGAGATATCGACAAATAACGAGAGGCAATGGTTGCTACGAGTTACTCAGCGAGAGAAGAATACGTAGATTCGAGTGCCCGATGATATTGCAACCCGAATGTGGGCAGATGCACATCAGAATAGTAGGAGTAGATagtcaaatttttatttttaatttcatgcAATTTTCCTTACGAAGTTGATAATATTTAGTTTCTCGTAATATTAAGTACCTGACAATGAAATTATGTTCTCTCAACAATGTCAGGGTTAATTCCCAATAAGTATTGAGTTGTGAATTTATGAATATTCCTGCTTTCGTCATGTAAATTCTGACAAAATCACTTGACATTTACAAAACATCAACTATACTTGACATGTGTTGCATTCATAGGTGGAATGGCAGACTTTTGGTCCAATAATACATCGACACCAACGCAATCATCGGTTAAAACACCAGCGGTGCCCACTTGATGTTCTCCACACGAGAAGATGGTGAAATCCCTTACCGAGCATCTGCCCCGAGCCCCAAAAATCAAATAAAGTAGAGCTATGGATCAAATTCTATTCGACACCTTGCTCGAACAGGTTGCACTGGGACGTAAAGTTGATAATGGTATCAAGTGGGAGGCCTACCAAACAGCTGCTAAATAAGTGACGAAGCATACAGACTTAGTCGTCAACTGGCAGAACGTGCAGAACTGGCTGATGTATTACAAGAGAGAATATAATGTTGTGAAGGACATGCTGGCGGTCAATGAGTTTGGATGGGACAATGAGCGGATAGTGGTTACAGCTCCTGATGAAGTCTGGGAGGAATACCTTAGTGTAAGATTTCCAAAAGTAGAGTTTAATGAAAAATACCACCCATTATTCATAGCTTAATAACACTTAAATAAATATCTACTATTTGTTAACTTACAATTGTCTTC
Coding sequences:
- the LOC131249589 gene encoding uncharacterized protein LOC131249589; translation: MENEEEEEIEKSIIVQAMTSCVAAVGEYCRVYMFKQPVRHEDDEQTRFINSTIRASDRDCVMQLMMNREIFFELCTKLREKTQLRDTHSNVQNWLMYYKREYNVVKDMLAVNEFGWDNERIVVTAPDEVWEEYLSSHPRAKRLR